A genomic region of Rhodohalobacter sp. 614A contains the following coding sequences:
- the uvrA gene encoding excinuclease ABC subunit UvrA — translation MQQDIVIRGAREHNLKNIDINIPREKFVVLTGLSGSGKSSLAFDTIYAEGQRRFLESLSAYARQFLGMMERPDVDFIDGLSPVISIDQKTTNRNPRSTVGTVTEIYDFLRLLYARIAIPYSYKSGNKMEKQTSDQIVAAIMELEEGTKAYCLAPVVRGRKGHYRELFEQMKKQGYIKARVDGELIDLEGEIKLDRYKTHNIEVVVDRFVISQKSEKRISESVHLALEMADGNLILGIQENGEIHDKVFSKNLYDPESGLSYEDPAPNLFSFNSPFGACKACNGLGYRYDVSRELVIQNPEKSISEGAIRFLGTPRDIFVFKQLRAVLETVGYDFDTPIENFSEEALDLLFEGGGDQKFNVSYDFKKNNVTYKHKFSGLRSIIREQYEESKSNKQRDKAKAYLSKITCPKCNGGRLNPEALSYKIDGYTIHDLVVQDIDTLRKTIGNLKLNERQRTIGQQVLKEVIDRLDFLLNVGLNYLTLDREAQTLSGGEAQRIRLATQIGTQLVGVLYILDEPSIGLHQRDNIKLIRSLETLRDLGNSVIVVEHDRETIEHADYVVDLGPGAGTEGGYIVTKGKPDALDPDSMTMKFLQDKETIPFPEKRRKGTGKSIQIKKATGHNLKEVDLEIPLGKFICITGVSGSGKSSLINQTLAPILSNEFYKSKDVPLPYQEIEGLKNVDKVISIDQSPIGRTPRSNPGTYTKVFDHIRSLFAELPESKIRGYDQGRFSFNVKGGRCETCQGDGVRKIEMNFLPDVYVDCENCNGDRYNRETLEIHYKGKNISDVLQMPISEAYEFFDSIPSIKRKLKTLNSVGLGYLTLGQSSTTLSGGEAQRIKLSRELSKIGTGDTVYIMDEPTTGLHFQDVKMLVEVIQKLVNKGNTVIVIEHNLDLIKAADWIIDLGPEGGRGGGEILATGTPEEISSIEESYTGRYLKQEFDRELKKEKSSA, via the coding sequence GTGCAACAAGATATTGTAATCCGCGGCGCCCGCGAGCATAATCTTAAAAATATCGATATTAACATCCCCCGAGAGAAGTTTGTGGTTTTAACCGGTCTTTCCGGTTCCGGCAAATCATCACTGGCTTTCGATACGATTTATGCGGAGGGTCAGCGCCGTTTTCTCGAATCGCTTTCGGCTTATGCCCGGCAATTTTTAGGAATGATGGAACGCCCCGATGTTGATTTTATCGACGGACTCTCCCCCGTTATTTCCATCGACCAAAAAACGACAAACAGAAACCCGCGCTCAACAGTAGGTACGGTAACGGAAATCTACGATTTTCTCCGGCTCCTCTACGCACGGATTGCCATCCCCTATTCCTATAAATCCGGGAATAAAATGGAGAAGCAAACATCCGATCAGATTGTAGCTGCCATTATGGAGCTTGAAGAGGGAACGAAAGCTTACTGCCTGGCGCCGGTGGTCCGCGGACGAAAGGGACATTACCGCGAACTTTTTGAACAGATGAAGAAACAAGGTTACATCAAAGCGCGGGTGGATGGAGAATTGATTGACCTTGAAGGTGAAATTAAACTGGACCGATACAAAACACACAATATTGAGGTTGTTGTAGACCGATTTGTGATCTCACAAAAAAGCGAGAAAAGAATTTCGGAAAGTGTTCATCTTGCTCTGGAAATGGCCGACGGAAACCTGATTTTGGGAATCCAGGAAAATGGTGAAATCCACGACAAAGTCTTCAGCAAAAATCTTTATGATCCCGAAAGCGGGCTTTCTTATGAAGATCCCGCTCCCAACCTATTCTCGTTCAACTCTCCTTTTGGAGCCTGTAAAGCGTGTAACGGTTTGGGTTACCGGTATGATGTAAGCCGCGAACTTGTCATCCAAAATCCGGAAAAATCAATCAGCGAAGGGGCTATTCGTTTCTTGGGTACACCGCGGGATATTTTTGTATTCAAACAGTTAAGGGCTGTTTTGGAAACTGTTGGTTATGATTTTGATACTCCCATTGAAAATTTTTCTGAGGAAGCTCTCGATCTTTTGTTTGAAGGTGGTGGCGATCAAAAATTCAATGTGAGTTATGATTTCAAGAAAAACAATGTAACCTATAAGCATAAATTTTCAGGCCTTCGATCGATTATTCGGGAACAGTATGAAGAGAGTAAATCGAATAAGCAGCGGGACAAGGCAAAAGCATATTTATCCAAAATAACATGTCCCAAATGCAATGGCGGGCGGCTGAATCCCGAAGCTCTCTCCTATAAAATAGATGGGTATACAATCCACGATCTTGTTGTTCAGGATATTGACACCCTGCGAAAAACGATTGGCAATTTAAAACTGAATGAACGCCAGCGAACCATTGGTCAACAGGTATTGAAAGAAGTTATCGACCGGCTGGATTTTCTATTGAATGTGGGGCTGAATTACCTCACTCTCGACCGTGAAGCGCAAACATTGAGTGGCGGAGAAGCTCAGCGTATTCGGCTTGCAACACAGATCGGAACTCAATTGGTTGGCGTACTTTACATTTTGGACGAACCGAGTATTGGACTTCATCAAAGAGATAATATCAAACTGATCCGTTCGCTTGAAACGTTGCGGGATCTTGGCAATTCAGTAATTGTAGTTGAACACGACCGCGAAACGATTGAACATGCCGATTACGTGGTGGACCTTGGCCCCGGCGCCGGAACGGAAGGCGGTTACATTGTAACCAAAGGAAAGCCCGATGCACTTGATCCGGACTCCATGACCATGAAGTTCCTGCAGGATAAAGAAACCATCCCCTTTCCCGAAAAGCGACGAAAAGGAACCGGAAAAAGTATTCAAATTAAAAAAGCGACCGGACATAACCTGAAAGAGGTAGATCTGGAAATTCCACTTGGCAAATTTATCTGTATAACCGGAGTCAGTGGTAGCGGTAAAAGTTCGTTGATCAACCAAACACTCGCGCCTATTCTCTCGAACGAGTTTTATAAATCAAAAGATGTACCTCTTCCTTACCAGGAAATAGAAGGTTTGAAAAACGTTGATAAAGTAATTTCGATTGATCAAAGCCCGATTGGAAGAACACCACGATCAAATCCCGGCACGTACACAAAGGTTTTTGATCATATTCGCTCTCTGTTTGCTGAACTTCCTGAATCTAAAATCAGGGGATATGACCAGGGTCGATTCTCTTTCAATGTGAAGGGAGGCCGCTGCGAAACCTGCCAGGGCGATGGCGTTCGGAAAATCGAGATGAATTTCCTTCCCGATGTGTATGTGGATTGCGAGAATTGTAATGGAGATCGCTATAACCGTGAAACGCTGGAAATTCATTACAAGGGAAAAAATATTTCGGATGTTCTTCAGATGCCCATCAGTGAGGCGTATGAGTTCTTTGATTCCATCCCCTCTATAAAACGAAAATTGAAAACCTTAAACTCCGTCGGTTTGGGATATCTGACGCTTGGCCAGTCCAGTACTACACTCAGTGGTGGTGAAGCTCAACGGATCAAGCTCTCCAGGGAATTGTCGAAAATTGGCACCGGGGATACGGTTTACATTATGGATGAGCCGACAACCGGCCTCCATTTTCAGGACGTAAAAATGCTGGTGGAAGTGATCCAAAAACTGGTAAACAAGGGAAATACCGTTATTGTAATTGAACACAATCTTGATCTTATTAAAGCGGCCGATTGGATTATTGATCTTGGACCTGAAGGAGGGCGCGGCGGCGGTGAAATTCTTGCAACCGGTACACCCGAAGAAATTTCCAGTATAGAAGAGAGCTATACCGGCCGTTATTTAAAACAGGAATTTGACCGTGAACTTAAAAAAGAAAAATCATCCGCTTAG